The Morococcus cerebrosus sequence TATGCCTCAAAAATATTGACTTAAATTAAATAAAACCGTTTTATTACTCACAAACTGCCTGACATTCTTTATACTACCAAAGTAGTAATTAACTACACCCAATGAACTAAACCAATAAAAGGAGCTCTAAGAATGAAACACCAGCTACTCCTTCTGCCGATTGCCTTAGCCGTATCCCAGGCTTGGGCGGACACAGACCCCGTTCCCGAAGAAACTGTTATCCTTTCCCCCGTTACCGTCACCGGCACACAACAACAAAAAGCCAATAGCGTTACTTTCAACCCCAAAGCTGCTTTGCAACCCCTCCCTGCCGGAGACGGTGCGGACCTTTTACAATCCGTGCCCAACATGAGCATCATCCGCAAAGGCGGAAGCTCGGGCGATCCATTGTTCCGCGGTTTGGGCGGTTCGCGCCTGTCGATTAACTCAGACGACCAGTTTATTTACGGCGGCTGCAGCATGCGTATGGACCCGCCGACTGCCTACATCCACCCGAATTCTTTCGACAAAGTCGTCGTCACCAAAGGCCCGCAAACCGTAACCCAAGGCATGGGTTTGGTCAGCGGCTCGGTACAATTCATCCGCAAAGACCCTGATTTCAGCGAAAAACCCTACAACATCAACGCCTCCCTGACCGCAGGCAGCAACGACCGCCGCGACGGTTCGCTTGAAGCCGAGTTCGGCGGCAAATACGGCTACGTCCGCAGCAATATTTCCCATAACGAAGCCGGCGACTACAAAGACGGCTCAGGCAAGAGCGTCCACTCCCATTTCAAACGCGACAGCCAAATGCTGCAACTGGGCATCACCCCGACCGAAAACACCACCATTGCCGGCACATACGAACGCAGCAGGGCCAAAGTCGCCTACGCCGACCGCATGATGGACGGCAGCAAATTCGACCGCGACGCATGGAACGTCCGCTTTACCCAACGCAACCTCACCCCTTGGTTCAGCGAACTCGAATTGCGCTACGGTGAAAGCGAAATCGACCACGTCATGGACACATACAGCCTGCGCACCATCCGCAATCCGGCAGGCAAACAGATTAAAAACGCCAACAACCCCAAACGCAACACCGACACAGGTCGTCTGAAAGCCACCTTCGACTGGGACAAACTCAATCTGCAAACCGGCGTAGATTATATGGACGACGTACACGTCGCCCGTATGGAACGCGGCGGCGACGGTTACAGCCACAAGCCCTACATGCCCAATCAAAGTTTCAAACAATGGGGCGTTTTCACCGAAGCCGCTTGGCAGCAAACCGACAAACAACGTTGGGTAGCAGGCTTGCGCCACGACCGTGTCAAAGCGCATTACGATTCCGCAGACGTAACCGATCCCGTTTTGAAACATCAGAAATTCAACTTGAATTCCGGTTTCTTACGTTGGGAACGTGATACGGATAACGGCTTGAAATACTACGCCGGATTCGGTATCGCCGAACGCTCGCCCGACTACTGGGAACGTCTGCGCGCCAAAAAGAAAATCATCCATCCCGAACAAAACCGCCAAATCGATGCGGGCATCATCTGGAAACGTCCTAACCTCCATGCCTCCGTATCCGTATTCGGCAGCGATGTCAAAAACTTCATCATACTCGAACGCCAAGGCACGGATTTAGGCGTACGCAACGTTAAAGCCTCTCGTTTCGGCGGCGAAGCCGAAGTCAAATGGACGTTTGCACCTAATTGGGAAATCGGCAGCAGCCTCGCCTACACCCACGGCAAAAACCGTACCGACGGCAAACCTTTGGCACAAACCCCGCCGCTCGAGTGGAACAACACCCTCGCCTTTGACAACGGCAAATACAGCGCAGGCGCGTTATGGCGCGTCGTAGCGAAACAAAACCGTTACAGCAAAGGTCAAGGCAATATCGTCGGTCAGGACATCGGTGCCTCTTCCGGATTCGGCGTACTCTCGCTCAATGCCGGCTGGAAATTCAGCAAATACGCCACCTTGCAGGCCGGCATAGACAACGTGTTCAACAAAACCTATGCCGAATTCGTCAGCAAAGGCGGCGACCCTTCAGCAGGCACGCAAACCTTGCGCGTCAACGAACCTGGCCGTACCGCTTGGTTGAGGCTGCAAGCGAAATTCTGATGTTGAGTTGAGAAAGTGAAAGGTCGTCTGAAAACCCGATTGTGGGTTTTCAGACGACCTTTAGTTTTCCAACGCATCAAAACGGCTATTTGCCTGCTTTCAGCGATTGCCACAAGCGGACGCTCAGGCGGCTTGCATCTGTTGATTTGGGCGATACGATGAAACTTTTATCCATCAATTCCTTGGTCGGGAAGATAGACGCATCGCCGGTATATTTTTCGTCCATCAATGCACGGGCAGGGCGGCTGGCGGGGGCGTAGGTAACGAAATTGCCGTTTTGTGCCGCGACTTCGGGATCGAGCGTGTGGTTGATGTATTTGTGCGCATTGGCGATATTTTGGGCATCGCGCGGAATCATCAGGGAATCCACCCAGATGCCGACGCCGCTTTTGGGTGCTAACACTTCGATTTCGACGCCGTTCTTCGCTTCTTGCGCGCGTGTTTTGGCGATGTTCAAATCGCCACCGTAACCGACTGAAACGCAAAGGTTGCCCGCCGCCATATCGTCAATGTAGCCTGACGAAGTGAAGCGTTTGATGTCGGGACGCACTTTTTTCATCATGTTGACGGCGGCTTTGATGTCGTCGGGGTTTTCGGTATTCGGGTCTTTGCCCAAATAATGCAGCGCGAGCGGGATTTGTTCGATGGCGCTGTCAAAATAGCTGATACCGCAGGATTTCAGCTTTTTGGTGTATTCGGGATTGAACACCAAATCCCATTCGTTTTCGGGCAATTGCTCCGTCCCTAAGGCTTTTTGAACCAGTTTTTTGTTGATGGCGAGCGTGTTGATGCCCCAGAAATAAGGGACTGCGTATTGGTTGCCCGGATCGACTTTTGCCATCATGGCAAGCAGGTCGGCATCGATATTGGCGTAGTTCGGGATTTGGCTTTTGTCGATTTTTTGATACGCGCCGGCTTTGATTTGGCGTCCGACGTTGGCAATGGACGGTGCAACGAGGTCGTAACCGGATTTGCCGGTCAAAAGCTTGGCTTCGAGGGCTTCGTTGCTGTCGTAGTAGTCGTAGCGGACGTTGATATGCGTATTTTTTTCGAACGCTTCAAGCGTGGCGGGGTCGACGTAGTCCGACCAGTTGTAGATATTGAGCTTGTCGGAGGCGGTATGGGAGGAAGGTGCGGAAGATTCTGCGGCGGTTTGTTGGCCGCCGCTGCATGCAGTCAAGACGAGGCCGATGAGTGCCGCCGCCATTGAAGTTTTTTTCATGGGTACAGTCCTTTTGTGGAAGGGGGAATTGTTGCAGCGGCGGCAGTCAGTCAAGCGCAGACTGTCCGCATACAAAAGGTTAACTGTGGGGGCGGCCGGCATATGCCTCGGGCCCTTGATTCAGCAGGTTCGCATTAAACGGCAAAATCCCTGTCGGCGCAATAGTTTAGATGGGAAAATTTCTTCGTTTTTTCATTGCTTTCCGCTATGGTTTTCTTCATAAACAAAAAAATATTCAGACGACCTGTTACATACTGGCCACACATAAATTTTCCCTATCCGCACACCCATGCCCTTTGCCTAAAACCCATGTTATTTGTTATACTTTTTGAGAACTATTTTTAATTAAATCAAATCCGAATCCCTGCATGACTACCCCTGACTCCGCCACCGTAGCCGACCACACCCGCCAATGGCTCGAAAAAGCCGTCATCGGACTCAACCTCTGCCCCTTTGCCAAAGCGCCGCACGTCAAAAACCTCGTGCGCATCAGCGTCAGCCAAGCACGCCATCTGGACGGTTTCCTCGAAGACTTAGACCGCGAATTGCAGCTTTTGGGCGACACGCCCGCTGACGAGCTGGAAACCACCCTGCTTGTCTACCCGGCCCTTTTCCCCGATTTCGACACCTTCAACCAAATGCTCGACATTGCCGATGCCGCCGTTGTCGACAACGGCTTGGAAGGTATTGTCCAAATCGCCCCGTTTCATCCCGATTTCCAATTTGAAGGCACAAATTCAGACGACATCGGCAACTACACCAACCGCTCGCCCTACCCCACCCTGCACCTCATCCGCGAAGACAGCATTGCCAAAGCCGCACAAGCCTTCCCCGACGCCTCCGCCATTTTCGAGCGCAACATCGCCCTACTTGAAAAAATGGGACACGAAGGCTGGGACAAGCTCGATATTCCCCGCTGCCCGTTTGATCACGGCAAAACCAAAGCATCCGAATAAGATTTCCAACAAAACAACATGATTCGCTACTTACTCATCTTTTGCGGCGCAGTTTCCTTTCTCTTAGGCATCATCGGCATTTTTCTCCCGATTATGCCCACCACCCCCTTCATCATCCTTGCCGCCGCCTGCTGGGCAAGAGCCTCGCCCCGTTTCCACCGCTGGCTGCACCAACACCGCTATTTCGGCCCCATGATACAAAACTGGGAAAACAACGGCGCCGTCCCGCGCAAAGCCAAAATCTTCGCCATAAGCATGATGAGCCTATCCTGCATCTTCATGTTTTGGCGCTTTCCCGAAAAATGGTGGATAGGCGCGGCGTCCACATTGGGTTGCGGCTGCGTCGCTGTCTGGATGTGGCTGCGTCCCGAACCCTGATTCGCATCCAAAACACAAGGTCGTCTGAAAACGCAGTTTCCGTTCCGAAACCGTATTTTCAGACGACCTTTTGTCATTTCAAACCATCGGTTTTAAAATATCCGCAACACAAACTGCCAAAAGGAAAACCGCCATGGCACAATTCTTCGCCATCCACCCCGACAACCCGCAGGAACGCCTGATCAAACAAGCCGCCGACATCGTCCGCAGCGGCGGAGTCATCGTGTACCCCACCGACTCCTGCTACGCGCTCGGCTGCAAACTCGGCGACAAAGCCGCGATGGAACGCATCCTCGCCATCCGCAAAATCGATTTGAAACACCACCTGACCCTCATGTGCGCCGATTTGAGCGAATTGGGCACTTACGCCAAAGTCGACAACGCCCAATTCCGCCAGCTCAAAGCCGCCACCCCCGGCAGCTACACCTTCATCCTGCAAGCCACCAAAGAAGTGCCCAACCGCACGCTGCACCCGAAACGCAAAACCATCGGCCTGCGCGTGCCCGACAATACCATCGCCCTAAGCCTGTTGCAGGAATTGGGCGAGCCGCTGCTCAGTTGCACCCTGATGCTGCCCGAAGACGACGAGCCGCTGACCGATCCTTACGAAATCCGCGACCGCCTCGAACACAGCGTCGATTTGGTGATTGACGGCGGCTGGTGCGGTACCGAG is a genomic window containing:
- a CDS encoding TonB-dependent copper receptor, with protein sequence MKHQLLLLPIALAVSQAWADTDPVPEETVILSPVTVTGTQQQKANSVTFNPKAALQPLPAGDGADLLQSVPNMSIIRKGGSSGDPLFRGLGGSRLSINSDDQFIYGGCSMRMDPPTAYIHPNSFDKVVVTKGPQTVTQGMGLVSGSVQFIRKDPDFSEKPYNINASLTAGSNDRRDGSLEAEFGGKYGYVRSNISHNEAGDYKDGSGKSVHSHFKRDSQMLQLGITPTENTTIAGTYERSRAKVAYADRMMDGSKFDRDAWNVRFTQRNLTPWFSELELRYGESEIDHVMDTYSLRTIRNPAGKQIKNANNPKRNTDTGRLKATFDWDKLNLQTGVDYMDDVHVARMERGGDGYSHKPYMPNQSFKQWGVFTEAAWQQTDKQRWVAGLRHDRVKAHYDSADVTDPVLKHQKFNLNSGFLRWERDTDNGLKYYAGFGIAERSPDYWERLRAKKKIIHPEQNRQIDAGIIWKRPNLHASVSVFGSDVKNFIILERQGTDLGVRNVKASRFGGEAEVKWTFAPNWEIGSSLAYTHGKNRTDGKPLAQTPPLEWNNTLAFDNGKYSAGALWRVVAKQNRYSKGQGNIVGQDIGASSGFGVLSLNAGWKFSKYATLQAGIDNVFNKTYAEFVSKGGDPSAGTQTLRVNEPGRTAWLRLQAKF
- a CDS encoding polyamine ABC transporter substrate-binding protein → MKKTSMAAALIGLVLTACSGGQQTAAESSAPSSHTASDKLNIYNWSDYVDPATLEAFEKNTHINVRYDYYDSNEALEAKLLTGKSGYDLVAPSIANVGRQIKAGAYQKIDKSQIPNYANIDADLLAMMAKVDPGNQYAVPYFWGINTLAINKKLVQKALGTEQLPENEWDLVFNPEYTKKLKSCGISYFDSAIEQIPLALHYLGKDPNTENPDDIKAAVNMMKKVRPDIKRFTSSGYIDDMAAGNLCVSVGYGGDLNIAKTRAQEAKNGVEIEVLAPKSGVGIWVDSLMIPRDAQNIANAHKYINHTLDPEVAAQNGNFVTYAPASRPARALMDEKYTGDASIFPTKELMDKSFIVSPKSTDASRLSVRLWQSLKAGK
- a CDS encoding DUF1415 domain-containing protein — its product is MTTPDSATVADHTRQWLEKAVIGLNLCPFAKAPHVKNLVRISVSQARHLDGFLEDLDRELQLLGDTPADELETTLLVYPALFPDFDTFNQMLDIADAAVVDNGLEGIVQIAPFHPDFQFEGTNSDDIGNYTNRSPYPTLHLIREDSIAKAAQAFPDASAIFERNIALLEKMGHEGWDKLDIPRCPFDHGKTKASE
- a CDS encoding YbaN family protein, which encodes MIRYLLIFCGAVSFLLGIIGIFLPIMPTTPFIILAAACWARASPRFHRWLHQHRYFGPMIQNWENNGAVPRKAKIFAISMMSLSCIFMFWRFPEKWWIGAASTLGCGCVAVWMWLRPEP
- a CDS encoding L-threonylcarbamoyladenylate synthase; this encodes MAQFFAIHPDNPQERLIKQAADIVRSGGVIVYPTDSCYALGCKLGDKAAMERILAIRKIDLKHHLTLMCADLSELGTYAKVDNAQFRQLKAATPGSYTFILQATKEVPNRTLHPKRKTIGLRVPDNTIALSLLQELGEPLLSCTLMLPEDDEPLTDPYEIRDRLEHSVDLVIDGGWCGTEPTTVIDMTDGTELIRQGKGDTALFGL